The Chlamydia sp. genomic sequence GTCAAGTGAAGGTGCATCCAGAAACTGGAGAAAAACTGATTAGCTATGGTTTGTCCAGCTACGGATATGATTTACGTATATCTAGGGAATTCAAAGTTTTTACTAACGTATATAATTCACTCGTCGATCCAAAATGTTTTACTGAAGACACACTCATTTCAATAACAGACGATGTTTGTGTTATTCCTCCAAACTCTTTTGCCTTAGCTCGAAGCGTTGAATATTTCCGAATCCCCCGCAATGTCCTCACTGTTTGCATTGGGAAATCAACTTATGCGCGTTGTGGCCTTATCGTGAATGTTACTCCCTTTGAACCCGAATGGGAAGGATACGTTACTATTGAGATCTCTAATACTACTCCTCTTCCTGCAAAAGTTTATGCCAATGAAGGAATTGCTCAGGTTCTTTTCTTTGAAGGAGACTCTGCCTGTGACGTTTCTTATGCTGAACGGCAAGGGAAATATCAAAAACAACAAGGCATCACTATTCCTTTCGTATAAACTCTCCCTTCCTGTACTCACATAATGGGTAAAAAACGGATTTCCTGGTTCGGGTATATTGAAGAAATTGTCATTCGCTCTTGGTGGCTGATTCTTTATCTACTTGGAGGTGGCTTTGTATATGACAGAGCTATCTCCCAGTTATGCACCCAAGAGCTCAGGCTGCAACAGCGTGTTGCTCATTTAAAAGCTCGTTTAGAAGAAGCTTTAGATCAACAACAAGAATTTAGTACACATCTTGCTTCATGGGACAACCCCTCTGTCGTTGAATTAGCTTTGATTCGAAAGCTTGGCTTAGTTCCTAAAGGTTATGAGAAAATTTGCTTTCAGGATCCCTCTGTACCACAAAAAATTCCTGAAAATAAAAATCTCATTCGCAATTGATTGACTTTTTATTCCCTTCTCATGCACAATGCTGCTTTAATTGTTCCGGAGTAGCTCAGCGGTAGAGCAGTGGACTGTTAATCCATTGGTCGTTGGTTCGAACCCATCCTCCGGAGTCTTTCGTTCCTCTTGATGTTCCATCAGAAATTCTTTTTGCATAGCTTTGGGGTGTTGCGTCATATATCTTGAGTGAGAACTATTCCCTATTAATATTTTTGAGGGGGCTTAGTAAAATCTGTAACTCTTGGTTCTATACTTTGTTCGATGGAGAAAGATCGAGCTTTCCTGAACAGAAACTTTTTCTTATCCATCCTTAAGAGAATATTCCAAGGGGGCATACTTTCTAAGCAGCTTTATACCGACAGAGTAAAAAGCTAAGAGATCCTTATAACATTTTATTTTTCTTTTAAAGGATTGGTAGCGTTATGTACCCAATAGAAAGTCTCTCCGTTTCTTCTTGTAAAGATATCTTTTCTTTCATTACAGAACAGTTAAAAACTAAAGCTTTTATCATTTTTTCTATCCTACTTTCCCTAATGATAGGGTTCGTCACAGCATGTGGTTTCTTTTTAGCGGGGCCTCCTATTTTTATTGTCTCAGGGATCTGCTTCGCTTTACTAGTTTCTGTAGTTAGTTTTTTCGGATGTCGAGTACTGACTTTTTATGGAAAGCAGTATTTTCTTTCTTATACTAAGTCTATTCCTTCCCTCTCCCCTTCTCTAATAGATTTTTTAAAAACAGAGCCAAAAGGTATCTCGAGCTTATTCCCTCATCCCAATTTACAAAACTGTTTCCAAGGAGCTTGTCCTGAATACAAACAGTTTTTCTTCGAGAACCCAGATAAACTCTTATCCGCAGCCTTGATAGACTGGACGCCACAAATTGTTCCATCAGATTCACATAAAACGAGCACGGTGATCCTGAGAAATCCTTATCTTCCGTTCTCTATCACTCTCTCGACTTTGAACTTCGAGCTTCTTCATACCTATCTTGCAAAATCTAATGAGCTCACCTGCCAGTTAAGCTATGCACACCAACTGCCTCCAGGAAATCCTGTCGTGCGCCAAGGAAGAAAAGGAGTTTTCTTGCAATCCTGCAATGAGGGAGCCAGCGCCTTCTTTATTCCCATTCAAGAAACCCAAACTTCTTTGGATCAGGAAGAAAGTTTTAAAAGACTCTTTACATACTACGTTCAAATCATAGAGCACAGCTTATCAACGGGAGTTTTATTACTCGAACCTTTGAAAACTCCTCTACAAACCCCTAAAGCCAGAGCTTTGGAATTGTTAGCTCTCTTTTGTGCGCTAGAGCAGCTGCGCTACGCAACTATAGCTGAATATGAAAAACCATCTGCCTCTATACATACTCAGGGTTATGAAGAAGAAGAAGGACCGTCTCTTGCTCCTATATATCCTCTGGATTATAAAGACTTCTTTACTCTTTTCATGAAGAAACAGTGTTACACTCTTCCTTGCAACGTATCCAATATGAGAATCTTATCTCCTGAACGACCAGCTAGTGACACAGAATTAACAACAATTATTCTTTCTGGATTGGAAGAAAAAGATAAGTTGGGGTTGTTAGGACAAATCAAACCATTCCTATTTAATGCACAATATGCTGATCCTGAAGCTGTTGAAGCTATCTTAATACAGAATGTGCTCGACGACATTAGTTAACAACCGCCTGATCAAAGCTCGTCTGTATTCTTCGAGATTTAAAGAATGTGCGATAATTTGTTCTCGAGCACGCACCACATTTTCTTCTTGAAGAGAGCAAAAATCTGGCAGATATTCGATATGAGGCCCGGACAGAACAACGAGGCCCTTATCCAAACATCGAGAAACAATTGCTGCAGGTTTTCCTGGGAGATTCTCATAGCGTGCTTCTATACGTATTTCAGGAAAACGTTCAGCACATTCGAAATAGCAGCCTCCGTTAAACAATGAGAAGCTTCTACCAGGAAAATCTGCAAAAACCAACGGAACAGCCATAACCCCAGAGGAGCTCGTATAAGAAAATGCACTTTCATAGGCAGGACCGCTGGCTGCACCAGGGAAAAAGCCTAAATCTCGCTTAGCAACGAATAGAGAACCATTAGGCTCAAGAAAAGAAAATTGAGCGCAACCAAAATAGGCTCCTGCACAAATCCCTAGATAACGCCCTCCTTCTTTCACATAACTATCAATACGGGCGGTACCCAAACCATGTAATACATCATGATAAGGAACATCCGCGCCACCAGGAACAACTAGCAACTGGGTGGTCTCTTCCCAAAAAGGCTCGTGAATAAGAAACTGCCCATTCACACGGCACACTTCCATCCCAAAAGATTCAGAAACCTGTTTTAACCAACGAACTGTATGTCGCAGATAATAGGGAGAAACTCCTTTATCTGAGTAAACCAAGATGCGTTTCATACTCAGCCTCTATAACCAGTCGTCTTCCATTGTACCAAAAAAAAGCTTTGTCTGCCTCTCCCTGAGAGCAAAACTTATAACTGATAATAAACTCTTTTAAAATCTTTACTGAAAGCAATAAACAGCATTTCTTGCCCCTGTTTACGAAAAATCTTTATGAGAATATAATTCTTTTGATGGTCCCTTAGGGCTATACACTCCCTTAAAGAAGAGGAGAAAAAAAAGAAAAGAGAGGCCTTTTACCATCTCTTCTTGTCTTTGTCTAACCTTTCGTTCTCGCGAGTTCTCTATTCTTTAACAATGTCTTAGCAATACAATTTTTAAGCTGGAGAGCCTACAAAGCATGATGTCTTCCCCTAATCCCATGTTATCCTCTCGTAATACGCCTTTGGGTATCTTTTATAGCCTCTTGGCTTGTTTTTACTGGGGTATCGTTTTTGTTATTCCTAGTATGCTGGGGAACTTCCCAGATTTAGATATAGTACTGACTCGTTATTCCATTTTTGGAATCTGTTCACTCATTACGATTATTTATAAGCGTTCAAATATTTTCAAAACAGTTCCTTGCTCACTTTGGAAAACTAGCACATTGTGGGCCTTTCTCATTAATATTGTATATTATTTTGGTATTGCACAAGCTGTCCGCTACTCAGGATCTGCAGTAACTGTAATCATTGCGGGATTAGCTCCTATCGCGATTCTTTTTTATTCTAATATTAAGAAAAAAGTGCTCTCCTACCCTTTTCTCCTTAGTATGAGTAGCATCATTGTTGTTGGAATTATTTTGTCCAATATCTCTGAATTTCAATCGGAATCAAGCTCTTCGTTACTCCTTTACCTGTTCGGATTAGGGTGTGTCATTATTGCAACAAGCATTTGGGCGGGATATATCATATGTAACCACGATTTTCTGGAAAAATACCCTGAAATCTCTCCTGATACTTGGTGCCATATGCTAGGCATTAGCTCTCTTGTTATTTGCCTTCCATTGATTGCTTTAGGAGATCTATTTGGAATTACTCACGTCACGCGGGACTTTCTATTCCACACTCCTCTTTCAGAAAGATGGCTATTCATTCTTCTCTGCTCAGCAATGGGAATTTTTTCTTCCTCTAGAGCTATCTCTGCATGGAACAAGGCTTC encodes the following:
- a CDS encoding DMT family transporter produces the protein MMSSPNPMLSSRNTPLGIFYSLLACFYWGIVFVIPSMLGNFPDLDIVLTRYSIFGICSLITIIYKRSNIFKTVPCSLWKTSTLWAFLINIVYYFGIAQAVRYSGSAVTVIIAGLAPIAILFYSNIKKKVLSYPFLLSMSSIIVVGIILSNISEFQSESSSSLLLYLFGLGCVIIATSIWAGYIICNHDFLEKYPEISPDTWCHMLGISSLVICLPLIALGDLFGITHVTRDFLFHTPLSERWLFILLCSAMGIFSSSRAISAWNKASLHLSTALLGALLIFEPIFGWILSYVYKQEVPSFQEGLGFSLMLGASLCLLLAQKKVNTQDPVADTLITSESESNSC
- a CDS encoding BPL-N domain-containing protein, whose translation is MKRILVYSDKGVSPYYLRHTVRWLKQVSESFGMEVCRVNGQFLIHEPFWEETTQLLVVPGGADVPYHDVLHGLGTARIDSYVKEGGRYLGICAGAYFGCAQFSFLEPNGSLFVAKRDLGFFPGAASGPAYESAFSYTSSSGVMAVPLVFADFPGRSFSLFNGGCYFECAERFPEIRIEARYENLPGKPAAIVSRCLDKGLVVLSGPHIEYLPDFCSLQEENVVRAREQIIAHSLNLEEYRRALIRRLLTNVVEHILY
- the dcd gene encoding dCTP deaminase; amino-acid sequence: MGIKEDNWIRKMAIEEGMIEPFADSQVKVHPETGEKLISYGLSSYGYDLRISREFKVFTNVYNSLVDPKCFTEDTLISITDDVCVIPPNSFALARSVEYFRIPRNVLTVCIGKSTYARCGLIVNVTPFEPEWEGYVTIEISNTTPLPAKVYANEGIAQVLFFEGDSACDVSYAERQGKYQKQQGITIPFV